A window of Cucurbita pepo subsp. pepo cultivar mu-cu-16 chromosome LG06, ASM280686v2, whole genome shotgun sequence contains these coding sequences:
- the LOC111797078 gene encoding uncharacterized protein LOC111797078 → MDSPQSVVSPLKNSPIAEPERQKPNFFGRMSDTPSKEVEVNRKEVVMYNSEEIISTLDVCIHQARDIHNICIYHKQDVYAKLCLTNDPDDSLSTKIINGAGRNPVFNENLCLNVRSVDASLKCEIWMLSRVRNYLEDQLLGFAVVPLTEVLVNDGKLEKEFSLSSTDLFHSPAGFVQLSLAYNGTAPDVMAVPKAALESSATLKDSEISESLASDLDKIEFPDPKIVNEDEMMVSEYFSIPCSNPESEASESLATSGTEDHLSSELGAHNVESFSTASVESIQLPKLDSPLSSLSTNGVSSPSAPTSSESSDVSEASKPQTQEPIEKDKCVDVKNGEADSSVEVPSDSISKPVISVNIEPEQNVVQQDIVDMYMKSMQQFTESLAKMKLPLDVDNGPTSSENSTSDEKTPSSKNSNARVFYGSRAFF, encoded by the coding sequence ATGGATTCCCCTCAATCCGTTGTTTCCCCATTGAAGAACTCGCCCATTGCTGAGCCCGAGAGGCAGAAACCCAATTTCTTCGGTCGGATGTCTGATACTCCATCGAAGGAAGTTGAGGTTAACCGAAAAGAAGTGGTGATGTATAACTCGGAGGAAATTATTAGTACACTCGACGTATGTATTCATCAGGCTAGAGACATTCATAATATCTGCATATACCATAAGCAAGATGTTTATGCTAAGCTTTGTTTAACTAATGATCCTGATGATTCTCTATCCACCAAAATCATTAATGGAGCTGGGAGGAACCCGGTGTTCAATGAGAATCTTTGTTTGAATGTTCGGAGCGTCGATGCTTCCCTTAAATGTGAGATATGGATGTTGAGTAGAGTGAGGAATTATCTGGAGGACCAGTTGTTGGGGTTCGCCGTGGTTCCGTTGACTGAAGTTCTTGTTAACGATGGAAAGTTAGAGAAGGAGTTTTCTCTATCTTCGACCGATTTGTTCCATTCTCCTGCTGGATTTGTTCAACTATCTCTTGCATACAATGGAACCGCGCCTGACGTGATGGCTGTTCCTAAAGCTGCCTTGGAATCGTCTGCAACATTGAAGGATTCTGAAATATCCGAGTCGCTAGCTAGTGATTTGGATAAGATAGAGTTTCCAGATCCTAAGATAGTAAACGAGGATGAGATGATGGTGTCTGAGTATTTCAGCATCCCGTGCTCTAATCCGGAGTCTGAGGCCTCTGAGAGCCTAGCCACTTCTGGTACCGAAGATCATCTGAGTTCGGAATTAGGTGCGCATAATGTAGAAAGCTTCTCGACAGCTTCTGTTGAGTCTATCCAGCTTCCAAAGCTCGATTCTCCACTTAGCAGCTTGTCAACGAATGGAGTGTCCTCACCTTCCGCACCAACAAGCTCAGAATCATCCGATGTTTCAGAAGCTTCAAAGCCTCAAACTCAGGAACCGATCGAAAAGGATAAGTGTGTGGATGTTAAGAATGGCGAGGCTGATTCGTCTGTTGAGGTACCAAGTGATTCAATCTCAAAGCCTGTTATCTCTGTGAACATTGAGCCAGAACAAAATGTAGTGCAGCAAGACATTGTTGATATGTATATGAAAAGCATGCAGCAATTTACCGAGTCGTTGGCAAAGATGAAACTTCCTCTGGACGTCGATAATGGACCAACCAGTTCAGAAAATTCAACCTCTGATGAGAAAACACCGTCCTCGAAGAACAGTAATGCACGAGTATTCTATGGTAGCAGGGCTTTCTTCTAA
- the LOC111796668 gene encoding uncharacterized protein LOC111796668 — protein sequence MSFSMMSSSGCEILVRNSHQKTVKFQLFHEREKKMVLKFSKSRINPTRALLSRHEAIEFEERTSPIEVRTELAKCYELINRLGKGVVYLGSSRMGPDHAHYKQAFELSREISELLDCTTWSGVGPGLMDAVTKGAMQAGNPVGGFKIGRESGEWSSSKFHPYLPTETYFTCRFFSARKHGLVDAAVRSCSSDRTAFVTLPGGIGTFDEVFEILALIQLRRIGSELPVPFLLMNYDSFYSKLLEFFDDCENWGTLGKGEVDSLWKVCDNNAEAVAYLANFYNVSS from the exons ATGAGTTTCTCGATGATGAGTTCTTCAGGATGTGAAATTTTGGTGCGAAATTCTCACCAGAAGACTGTGAAGTTCCAATTGTTCcatgaaagagagaagaagatggtgCTCAAATTCTCCAAGTCTCGGATTAACCCTACGAGAGCTCTGCTTAGCAGGCATGAAGCGATTGAGTTTGAAGAGAGGACAAGTCCTATCGAG GTCAGAACAGAGTTAGCAAAATGCTATGAATTGATAAACAGACTAGGTAAAGGAGTTGTTTATCTTGGATCTTCAAGGATGGGACCGGATCATGCTCATTATAAGCAAGCGTTCGAGTTGAGTAGAGAG ATTTCAGAACTTTTGGATTGCACGACTTGGTCAGGTGTCGGTCCGGGTCTTATGGACGCGGTTACGAAAGGTGCTATGCAGGCAGGAAATCCTGTAGGAGGATTCAAAATCGGAAGAGAATCTGGTGAATGGTCATCCTCAAAGTTTCATCCATACCTACCTACAGAGACTTATTTTACTTGCAG GTTTTTCTCTGCAAGAAAACACGGTCTCGTCGACGCGGCGGTTAGAAGCTGTAGTTCTGATCGGACTGCTTTCGTTACACTCCCCGGCGGCATTGGTACTTTCGACGAGGTGTTTGAGATTCTAGCTTTGATTCAGCTCAGGAGAATAGGGTCAGAACTTCCAGTTCCCTTCCTGTTGATGAACTACGACTCTTTCTACTCGAAACTACTCGAGTTTTTCGATGATTGCGAAAACTGGGGTACCTTGGGGAAGGGCGAGGTCGACTCGCTTTGGAAGGTCTGTGACAATAACGCCGAGGCCGTGGCGTACTTGGCCAACTTTTACAATGTGTCTTCATGA